One genomic region from Planctomycetia bacterium encodes:
- a CDS encoding sugar phosphate isomerase/epimerase, translated as MKVSLSSVTTLNGTLADDIASCADAGCQYLEVWLTKLEDYLQGKGAWAQPSAIKQLLKDRNVSFIGAAYQGGLMFSQGEARRTLFDQLQRRLSLCQEFGIQTLAIVPDVVETLEPQALERAQVGLVQAAELASSFDVKLALEFRSNSGWCSSIPTAVALVSSIQSPNLGICLDAFHYYTGPSKLEDLALLNNENLFAVQLCDLSGVARELAADADRIFPGEGDFVLQPMIDYLKHIDYQGYVTAEIMNPEIWKMKPVQVTEAAYTCLRMVLGQAGMPTMLQEVKR; from the coding sequence ATGAAAGTCAGTCTCAGCAGCGTGACAACATTGAACGGTACCCTGGCCGACGATATTGCCTCGTGCGCTGATGCTGGATGCCAGTATCTGGAAGTCTGGCTTACCAAACTGGAAGACTACCTGCAGGGCAAAGGCGCGTGGGCACAGCCATCAGCTATCAAACAACTGCTGAAGGATCGTAACGTTTCATTCATTGGAGCTGCCTACCAGGGTGGCTTGATGTTCTCACAAGGCGAAGCCCGTCGAACGCTCTTTGATCAACTTCAGCGACGACTAAGCCTCTGTCAGGAATTTGGTATTCAAACGCTGGCCATCGTCCCGGATGTGGTGGAAACACTGGAACCGCAGGCCTTGGAGCGGGCTCAGGTCGGCCTGGTCCAGGCGGCCGAACTGGCTTCATCGTTTGATGTAAAACTCGCTCTGGAGTTTCGAAGCAACTCCGGCTGGTGTTCTTCCATTCCCACTGCTGTCGCGTTGGTCTCTTCGATTCAATCGCCTAACCTGGGCATCTGCCTGGATGCTTTTCATTATTACACCGGTCCGAGCAAGCTCGAAGACCTGGCACTCTTGAACAACGAAAATCTCTTCGCGGTGCAACTCTGTGATCTTTCAGGCGTTGCCAGGGAATTAGCTGCCGACGCTGACCGTATATTTCCCGGCGAGGGGGACTTCGTACTTCAGCCCATGATCGACTACCTGAAGCACATTGATTACCAGGGTTATGTCACCGCTGAGATCATGAACCCGGAAATATGGAAGATGAAACCTGTACAGGTAACCGAGGCAGCGTACACCTGTTTGCGCATGGTGCTAGGCCAGGCGGGAATGCCTACGATGTTGCAGGAGGTGAAGCGATAG
- a CDS encoding amidase, with protein sequence MLSRRRWVQTIAGMGIGTTTFQRALAAQTGSQPRANVTPEMIQQAEWIAGITLTEDERKRLAGMMTSQLQSFASMRQVKLENDIPPALVFQPTASHTGQRELGSISLAMPRHVSKPRAEDDLAFASMITLSHLIRTSQMSSQELTQFYLKRLKKYDPKLLCVVSLTEDLAMKQAEQADQEIAQGKYRGPLHGIPWGAKDLIAYPGYKTTWGAGPYKEQTLNTKATVARKLEEAGAVMIAKLTLGALAMGDGWFGGMTRNPWNIKQGSSGSSAGSASATSAGLVGFAIGTETLGSIVSPCTRCGVTGLRPTFGRVSRHGCMALAWSMDKIGPIARTVEDCAFIFNAIQGIDADDPSTVDRGFTYPSPKPLRSMRVGYVASSKSIDEREELRTLRDLGVELVPIKIPAQSRVMPLFTILTAEAGACFDELTRKGIKEGIGTWPGTFQQAQMISAVEYLRANRIRTQLMREMDDIMKDIDLYVAGNDLILTNFTGHPQVVMPFGFNKSSDGTETPKAITFTGRLFGESELLTVTNAFQQKTGYHLRRPSLPS encoded by the coding sequence ATGTTATCACGTCGGCGCTGGGTGCAGACTATTGCAGGAATGGGGATTGGCACCACCACGTTTCAGCGGGCATTGGCTGCACAGACAGGCAGTCAGCCTCGTGCCAATGTTACCCCCGAGATGATTCAGCAGGCGGAATGGATTGCAGGCATCACACTGACTGAAGACGAACGCAAACGCCTTGCCGGAATGATGACTTCACAACTGCAGTCGTTTGCTTCCATGCGGCAAGTGAAGTTGGAGAATGACATTCCGCCGGCACTGGTGTTTCAGCCTACGGCTTCACATACCGGGCAGCGGGAACTGGGAAGCATCAGCCTGGCGATGCCACGGCATGTCAGCAAGCCGAGAGCGGAAGATGACCTGGCATTTGCTTCCATGATCACCCTGAGCCACCTGATTCGCACCAGCCAGATGAGTTCACAGGAGCTTACTCAGTTTTATCTGAAGCGATTGAAGAAGTATGATCCGAAACTGCTGTGTGTCGTCAGCCTGACTGAAGACCTGGCCATGAAACAAGCCGAGCAGGCGGACCAGGAAATAGCACAGGGAAAATACCGTGGGCCTTTGCACGGCATACCCTGGGGCGCCAAAGATCTGATTGCCTATCCGGGTTACAAAACAACCTGGGGTGCCGGACCGTACAAAGAACAAACTCTCAATACCAAAGCGACGGTTGCACGCAAGCTGGAAGAAGCCGGCGCTGTCATGATTGCCAAGCTCACGCTTGGAGCCTTGGCGATGGGCGATGGCTGGTTTGGCGGCATGACGCGCAACCCGTGGAACATCAAGCAGGGGTCATCGGGTTCATCCGCAGGCTCAGCATCAGCAACCTCGGCAGGCTTGGTCGGTTTTGCCATTGGAACCGAAACACTCGGCAGCATCGTGTCGCCTTGCACTCGTTGCGGAGTCACCGGTTTACGCCCCACGTTTGGCAGAGTCAGCAGGCATGGCTGCATGGCGCTTGCCTGGAGTATGGACAAGATCGGCCCGATTGCTCGCACCGTGGAAGATTGTGCATTCATCTTCAATGCCATACAAGGTATTGATGCCGATGATCCGAGTACCGTAGACCGTGGATTTACTTACCCCTCTCCCAAGCCGCTGCGATCCATGCGGGTGGGGTATGTTGCCAGCAGCAAATCGATTGATGAGCGGGAAGAGTTGCGAACACTTCGCGATCTCGGTGTTGAGCTGGTTCCGATCAAGATCCCTGCTCAATCGCGAGTCATGCCTTTGTTCACGATACTGACAGCCGAGGCTGGTGCCTGTTTTGATGAACTCACACGTAAAGGAATCAAGGAAGGCATAGGCACCTGGCCTGGAACGTTCCAGCAGGCACAGATGATTTCTGCAGTGGAGTATTTGCGTGCCAACCGTATCAGAACCCAACTCATGCGGGAAATGGACGACATCATGAAAGACATTGACCTGTATGTCGCAGGCAATGACCTGATCCTGACTAACTTCACCGGCCATCCTCAGGTAGTCATGCCTTTCGGGTTCAACAAAAGTTCTGATGGGACCGAAACGCCGAAGGCCATTACCTTTACCGGCCGGCTATTTGGCGAAAGTGAACTGCTCACGGTAACGAACGCATTTCAGCAGAAAACCGGATATCACCTGCGCCGACCATCGCTGCCGAGTTGA
- a CDS encoding VWA domain-containing protein yields MYRRNMVPFLLAICTSALIGLSAQSADEEYRLEMLGVVDTSQFPEVGIKFRILNSKGEPAKELPRADIVVYEDGKEVHRIKPKILREVPSSAMLVFDTSGSMARQEKLAEAQRASTIFLDQLHPDTHCGLVLFHHEPYGRYAARKDRGALFQAISECQAAGGTACFDAIKTALNEMDQDGRDKRHALVVMTDGRDVNSKAKLDEVIQLAKSLETPVHTIGLGEAGRQQPVRTLLVLDRSGSMSDRNKMTGLKRAALRYIDLLPEQGAETSLISFSSSVSSAEEFSADKATLKSKIQSLQPRGDTAIYDALWDALETMNAARVAGAGKPPRQALILLTDGLDNRSRHHPNDIVERAKQDDVRIYTLGLGTGREIDKNVLQGLADETGGQFFHIESPDKLTEVFEELSIALHDDGIDEQALQRLAASTGGQYYHVREIGKLKSAFEQLAATVENTHSIKFLSQRARQDGTARGIEIKLGSLTSTQAGYATHGLLTPQSHSGLYLTGLILLLVMMLLPMLWRSRTV; encoded by the coding sequence ATGTACCGGCGAAACATGGTTCCATTTCTGCTGGCAATTTGCACCTCAGCATTGATTGGTCTGAGTGCACAGTCAGCCGACGAAGAGTATCGGCTGGAGATGCTGGGCGTGGTTGATACCAGCCAGTTTCCGGAAGTGGGCATCAAGTTTCGCATTCTGAACAGCAAGGGTGAGCCTGCCAAAGAACTGCCTCGTGCAGATATTGTGGTGTATGAAGATGGCAAAGAAGTGCATCGCATTAAGCCGAAAATTCTTCGCGAAGTGCCTTCGTCGGCCATGCTGGTATTCGATACTTCAGGTAGCATGGCCAGGCAGGAAAAACTGGCGGAAGCACAACGGGCCTCCACGATATTTCTTGATCAGCTGCACCCTGACACACATTGCGGGCTGGTGCTGTTTCACCATGAACCGTATGGCCGCTATGCAGCCCGGAAAGACCGTGGAGCTCTGTTCCAGGCCATCAGTGAGTGCCAGGCTGCGGGCGGTACAGCCTGCTTCGATGCCATCAAAACTGCTTTGAATGAAATGGATCAGGATGGCCGAGACAAGCGGCATGCCCTGGTCGTGATGACCGATGGCCGTGATGTGAACAGCAAAGCCAAACTGGATGAAGTGATTCAGCTTGCCAAATCGCTCGAAACACCCGTTCACACCATTGGACTCGGCGAAGCGGGCAGGCAACAACCGGTACGCACTTTGCTTGTCCTGGATCGCAGTGGCAGTATGTCAGACCGCAACAAGATGACTGGCCTGAAGCGGGCTGCCTTACGGTATATCGATCTGTTGCCTGAACAGGGTGCGGAGACTTCGCTGATTTCATTCAGTTCGTCGGTTTCATCAGCTGAGGAATTCAGTGCAGATAAAGCAACATTGAAAAGCAAGATACAGTCGCTGCAGCCTCGAGGCGACACAGCAATCTATGATGCTTTGTGGGATGCATTGGAAACCATGAACGCTGCACGTGTTGCCGGTGCAGGCAAACCACCCAGACAGGCGCTCATCCTGCTGACCGATGGCCTGGATAATCGCAGCAGGCATCATCCCAATGATATCGTTGAACGAGCCAAGCAGGATGATGTCCGCATCTATACGTTGGGACTGGGTACCGGTCGGGAAATCGACAAGAATGTACTTCAAGGCCTGGCAGATGAAACCGGTGGGCAGTTCTTCCATATCGAATCGCCTGATAAGCTCACCGAGGTCTTCGAAGAACTTTCCATTGCACTTCATGATGATGGCATTGATGAACAGGCCTTGCAACGGCTGGCTGCCTCCACCGGCGGGCAGTACTACCATGTGCGGGAAATAGGCAAACTGAAATCGGCATTCGAGCAACTGGCGGCAACCGTTGAAAACACTCACAGTATCAAATTCCTCAGCCAGCGAGCCAGGCAGGATGGCACCGCTCGTGGAATCGAGATTAAACTGGGTTCACTCACTTCAACGCAGGCTGGTTATGCCACGCATGGCTTGTTGACACCCCAGAGTCATTCGGGGTTGTACCTCACTGGATTAATCCTGCTGCTGGTCATGATGCTCTTGCCCATGCTCTGGCGGTCGCGGACGGTTTAG
- a CDS encoding serine/threonine protein kinase codes for MTTESLYELLIKTPSAEREAVLDRICAGDPVLRAKANALMEQESSTPDVVQALTQEMTSGFETGEFKATSGPIPGQVIAGRYTLIERIGEGGMGEVWVARQTEPVKRKVAIKLIKAGMDSRLVLQRFEQERQALAMMDHQNIAKVLDGGLTQDRHPFFVMELVHGQPLTKFCDDAKLGIRERLEVFIPICQAVQHAHQKGIVHRDLKPGNILVSVHDGKPVPKVIDFGVAKATSGRLTDDSLSTQFGAVVGTLEYMSPEQAGLTGEDIDTRSDIYSLGVLLYELLTGFRPIDARRLKKAALTEMIRMIREEEPSKPSTRFSTDESAPSMAALRHTEPRKLVSLLRGELDWVVMKCLEKDRSRRYETANGLSLELQRYLAGETVMAAPPSTMYRLQKFIARNRVVVLASGAVAAALLAGIIGFAWQANLARKERDAAIVAQQSEAEQRRRADEQKAAAEAQRARAESAEAEAKRRAEELEKVAEFQGKMLSQVNPAQAGTRLSEDVRTRFNASLSKTGVSEAEQKSQQEMFASQWSRVNTTDAALDLIDQTILKPAIAAIDKQFVDQPVVSANLKHVLAERYHDLGLNQAAMTLEHQVLAERQRVLGVDHPDTLISMGNLGVYLNALDKRKEAEPYYREALEKSRRVRGDDHPETLVCIANMGSMLRVNGKFSEAEVLFREALDKRRRILGEENPETLTSLDDWGMLLKDQGKLNEAEPYYRETLEKRRRVLGEDHRDTVRSANNLATLLKDQGKLEESITYFRQIVEIRRKTLGDVHPDTLRAIQNLGAVLNSNGNNNEAEALLREALASQRRILGTDHHSTLTTLGNLSVLMIGQNKLAEAEPLCRETLERRRRLLGDNHQETLIANNVMGLVLARQKKETEAEPYWRDTMTISQRVLGPAHPDTMIYTHNLARLMADQNKNDEAEKLYREVVQRGGPAIGAGHPIVMSATRHLSSLLLQQKRYAEAVELLTQAEPAARKSLTGANERTLAALIENLGRARTRLGQFTAAEANIQEAHALYLKLRGPESTEIRNCMKLFVEFYQLWDKSEPGKGYDTRAADWQKKLDASQPAGKSAEKK; via the coding sequence ATGACAACCGAGAGCCTTTACGAACTGTTGATCAAAACACCATCAGCTGAGCGAGAAGCAGTGCTGGATCGGATTTGTGCCGGTGATCCGGTACTTCGAGCCAAAGCGAATGCTTTAATGGAACAAGAATCGTCAACACCTGATGTTGTTCAAGCGTTAACCCAGGAAATGACTTCCGGGTTTGAAACGGGAGAATTCAAAGCAACGTCCGGCCCGATTCCTGGGCAAGTCATCGCCGGTCGATATACGCTGATTGAACGAATCGGTGAAGGGGGCATGGGCGAAGTCTGGGTAGCCAGGCAGACTGAACCGGTGAAACGCAAGGTTGCTATCAAGCTTATCAAGGCAGGTATGGATTCCAGGCTGGTTCTGCAGCGGTTCGAGCAGGAACGGCAGGCCCTGGCCATGATGGATCATCAGAATATTGCCAAAGTACTGGATGGTGGATTGACACAGGATCGTCATCCGTTTTTTGTGATGGAACTGGTGCATGGTCAACCCCTCACTAAATTCTGTGATGATGCCAAACTGGGTATTCGGGAACGGCTGGAAGTGTTCATTCCTATCTGCCAGGCAGTGCAACATGCACATCAGAAAGGGATTGTGCATCGCGATCTGAAACCTGGGAATATTCTGGTATCTGTCCATGATGGTAAACCAGTTCCCAAGGTTATTGATTTTGGTGTGGCCAAGGCCACCAGTGGTCGATTGACTGACGATTCGCTTTCCACACAGTTTGGTGCCGTGGTAGGCACGCTCGAATATATGTCACCAGAACAGGCTGGCTTGACCGGCGAAGATATTGATACCAGGTCTGACATCTATTCTCTGGGAGTACTGCTCTACGAATTGTTAACCGGTTTCCGCCCGATTGATGCCAGGCGACTCAAGAAAGCAGCGTTGACGGAAATGATTCGCATGATCAGGGAAGAGGAGCCTTCCAAACCATCGACCAGGTTCTCGACCGATGAATCGGCTCCCTCGATGGCTGCATTGCGTCATACCGAGCCAAGAAAGCTGGTAAGTCTCCTGCGAGGTGAACTCGATTGGGTGGTGATGAAGTGCCTGGAGAAAGATCGCAGTCGTCGATATGAAACAGCCAATGGCTTGTCTCTGGAACTGCAGCGGTATCTGGCCGGCGAAACGGTCATGGCTGCTCCTCCGAGTACGATGTATCGATTGCAGAAGTTCATCGCCCGGAACCGGGTAGTCGTTCTGGCCAGTGGCGCTGTCGCTGCAGCGCTATTGGCTGGCATAATTGGATTTGCATGGCAGGCAAACCTTGCAAGGAAAGAGCGTGACGCCGCCATCGTGGCACAGCAATCCGAAGCGGAACAACGTCGTCGGGCCGACGAGCAGAAGGCAGCCGCTGAAGCCCAGAGAGCACGTGCAGAATCGGCAGAAGCTGAAGCAAAACGCCGTGCGGAAGAGTTGGAGAAAGTTGCTGAGTTTCAGGGGAAAATGCTTTCGCAGGTTAATCCCGCCCAGGCAGGAACACGGCTTTCAGAAGATGTTCGCACGCGATTCAATGCTTCGTTATCCAAGACTGGTGTCTCGGAAGCGGAACAGAAATCGCAACAGGAAATGTTCGCAAGTCAGTGGAGCAGGGTAAATACCACCGATGCAGCTCTGGATCTGATTGACCAAACCATTCTCAAGCCCGCGATAGCAGCTATCGACAAGCAATTTGTGGATCAACCCGTCGTGTCAGCTAATTTGAAGCATGTTCTGGCGGAGAGGTACCACGACCTGGGATTGAACCAGGCTGCCATGACACTGGAACATCAGGTACTGGCAGAACGGCAACGTGTACTGGGTGTGGATCATCCCGATACTCTGATTTCCATGGGTAACCTGGGGGTGTATCTGAATGCCCTGGATAAGCGTAAAGAGGCAGAGCCATACTATCGGGAAGCCCTGGAAAAGAGCCGTCGGGTGCGAGGGGATGATCATCCCGAAACGCTGGTCTGTATTGCCAATATGGGATCGATGCTTCGCGTCAATGGAAAATTCAGTGAGGCTGAAGTGTTATTTCGCGAGGCTCTGGATAAAAGACGCCGAATTCTGGGTGAAGAGAACCCTGAAACGCTGACATCGCTGGATGATTGGGGAATGCTGCTGAAAGATCAGGGTAAGTTGAACGAAGCAGAACCCTATTATCGAGAGACTTTAGAAAAACGACGTCGAGTCCTGGGAGAAGATCATCGCGATACGGTACGATCGGCCAATAATCTCGCCACCTTGTTGAAAGACCAGGGAAAACTCGAGGAATCGATCACGTACTTCAGGCAGATAGTGGAGATTCGTCGAAAAACGCTTGGCGATGTTCATCCGGACACGCTTCGGGCCATCCAGAACCTTGGTGCTGTATTGAATAGCAACGGTAATAACAACGAGGCAGAAGCCCTGCTCCGCGAAGCACTGGCCAGTCAACGCCGCATACTGGGTACCGATCATCACAGCACCCTTACCACCCTGGGAAACCTGTCGGTTCTGATGATCGGTCAGAACAAGCTGGCTGAGGCAGAACCCTTGTGCAGGGAAACGCTGGAACGTCGACGACGACTCCTGGGTGACAATCATCAGGAAACGCTGATAGCAAACAATGTGATGGGTCTTGTGCTGGCACGGCAGAAAAAGGAAACCGAGGCAGAACCGTACTGGCGAGACACCATGACTATCAGCCAGCGTGTACTGGGGCCTGCCCATCCCGACACCATGATCTATACCCATAATCTGGCCAGACTTATGGCTGATCAGAACAAGAATGACGAAGCAGAAAAGCTCTATCGCGAAGTCGTTCAACGTGGTGGACCTGCTATCGGGGCCGGGCATCCTATCGTCATGAGTGCCACCCGGCATCTCAGCAGTCTGCTGTTGCAGCAGAAACGGTATGCTGAAGCCGTTGAACTTCTGACCCAGGCAGAACCGGCGGCCCGCAAGTCGCTAACGGGCGCCAATGAACGAACCCTGGCAGCCTTGATTGAAAATCTGGGAAGGGCCCGGACACGCTTGGGACAGTTTACAGCCGCTGAAGCCAATATTCAGGAGGCCCATGCCCTTTACCTGAAGTTACGTGGACCTGAAAGTACTGAGATACGAAACTGCATGAAACTGTTTGTTGAATTCTACCAACTCTGGGATAAGTCCGAGCCGGGCAAAGGATATGACACTCGAGCAGCAGACTGGCAGAAGAAGCTCGATGCCAGCCAGCCAGCGGGAAAATCTGCTGAGAAAAAATAA
- a CDS encoding sigma-70 family RNA polymerase sigma factor, translating to MTPDNLLPQVYGELRKLAASKLKSEQPGQTLSATALVHEAWLRLSEASVDFQDRTHFFRTAATAMRRILMDRARAKSTKKRDGGMRVTLDDPPDRMPDEQLLAIDEAISALAVEKPDHAKLVELRFIVGLTGDEAAEVMSISPATADRMWRYARAWLQVHLEK from the coding sequence ATGACTCCCGATAATCTTCTGCCTCAGGTTTACGGTGAGTTGCGTAAGCTGGCAGCTTCCAAGCTCAAATCCGAGCAGCCGGGCCAGACGCTTTCCGCCACGGCCTTGGTTCATGAAGCATGGCTGCGACTTTCCGAGGCATCAGTGGATTTCCAGGATCGGACACATTTCTTCCGAACTGCAGCCACTGCCATGCGTCGCATCCTGATGGATCGGGCACGTGCGAAGTCGACGAAGAAGCGGGATGGTGGCATGCGCGTAACGCTGGATGATCCGCCGGATCGAATGCCCGATGAGCAACTGCTGGCGATTGATGAAGCTATTTCAGCCTTGGCAGTGGAGAAGCCTGATCATGCCAAACTGGTGGAACTCCGATTTATCGTCGGATTGACGGGAGACGAAGCTGCAGAAGTCATGAGCATTTCACCCGCCACCGCAGACCGCATGTGGCGATACGCCCGCGCCTGGCTTCAGGTACACTTGGAAAAATAG
- a CDS encoding tetratricopeptide repeat protein — protein MSNSSRLSQLQSLLADEPNDPFLGYALAMEMESAGDTTGAIEQLQSLLLANPEYVPGFLQVGQLLIKADRLDEAKAMLTMGMQTAFKQADHHAYQEMEGILAGISA, from the coding sequence ATGTCCAACTCTTCCCGACTGTCACAGTTGCAATCTCTGCTGGCTGATGAGCCGAACGATCCGTTCCTGGGATATGCCCTGGCGATGGAAATGGAATCCGCGGGTGATACAACCGGAGCAATTGAACAATTACAGTCGCTGCTGCTGGCCAACCCTGAGTATGTTCCAGGATTCCTTCAAGTCGGGCAACTGCTCATCAAGGCTGATCGGTTGGACGAAGCCAAGGCAATGCTCACGATGGGCATGCAGACAGCCTTCAAGCAGGCAGATCATCATGCCTATCAGGAAATGGAAGGGATTCTGGCGGGGATTTCTGCATAA
- a CDS encoding trypsin-like peptidase domain-containing protein — MSLSSRRRSFTWVLFLIVSLAVHEPVFAGEPESVPSRRNAIVSVVEKSKASVVNIHSERMTAIPYGDRSMGGSSGRSNGMGTGIILDPRGYIVTNFHVVDEVTKLQVRLNGEEERYDAVVVAKDKESDLAVIKINAKKPLPVIKLGTSSDLMVGETVIAIGNAFGYEHTVSMGIVSALGRDVVLNKEVNYKQLIQTNASINPGNSGGPLLNIDGELIGVNVAIRAGAQGISFAIPVDSMLETVSDLLARSRRHAFPTGLQYRDKVFVAQNPCRALVVEKVQGNSLADKAGLKTGDTILTVNNQSIACGLDFERALLEAKPGEKLAVKYRRGKEEKQVEWAFESKADLTQADPLWRELGLKLTTTDSESITRLYAHLHGGMLVTEVLSQGPAAKAGIQAGDILVGLQNWETCNFDNVNYVLNHENYANFKPLQFHIIRKGQLHRGSFVKE, encoded by the coding sequence ATGAGTTTATCATCCCGCCGTCGCTCGTTCACCTGGGTTCTCTTCCTCATTGTTTCCCTGGCTGTTCACGAGCCAGTCTTCGCGGGCGAACCGGAATCGGTGCCAAGCCGACGCAATGCCATTGTCAGCGTGGTGGAAAAGAGCAAGGCATCGGTAGTCAATATCCACAGCGAACGGATGACCGCCATCCCCTATGGCGATCGCAGCATGGGTGGTTCCAGTGGTCGTTCCAATGGCATGGGTACTGGTATCATCCTCGATCCTCGAGGCTACATCGTCACCAATTTCCACGTGGTCGATGAAGTGACCAAACTGCAGGTCAGGCTTAATGGCGAGGAAGAGCGATACGACGCCGTGGTGGTTGCTAAAGACAAGGAATCCGACCTGGCGGTCATCAAGATCAATGCGAAGAAACCTCTGCCGGTTATCAAGCTTGGCACATCGAGCGATCTGATGGTTGGCGAAACGGTCATCGCCATCGGCAACGCTTTTGGGTATGAACATACCGTCAGCATGGGAATTGTTTCTGCACTCGGTCGCGATGTCGTATTAAATAAGGAAGTCAATTACAAACAACTGATCCAGACCAACGCCAGCATTAATCCCGGCAACTCAGGTGGGCCACTGCTGAACATCGATGGCGAACTGATCGGCGTCAATGTGGCTATTCGTGCTGGTGCCCAGGGTATCAGTTTTGCCATTCCGGTAGACAGCATGCTGGAAACCGTGAGTGACTTGCTCGCCCGTTCACGTCGTCATGCTTTCCCGACTGGTTTGCAGTATCGGGATAAGGTCTTTGTCGCTCAGAATCCCTGTCGGGCTTTGGTGGTTGAAAAGGTACAGGGAAACAGCCTGGCTGATAAAGCGGGTCTGAAAACGGGTGACACGATTCTCACTGTCAATAACCAGTCGATTGCCTGCGGTCTCGATTTTGAACGTGCCTTGCTCGAAGCCAAACCTGGTGAAAAGCTGGCGGTGAAATATCGCCGAGGCAAGGAAGAGAAGCAGGTGGAATGGGCGTTTGAATCCAAAGCTGACCTGACGCAGGCTGATCCACTCTGGCGGGAACTGGGCCTGAAACTGACGACTACCGACAGCGAATCGATCACCCGTTTGTATGCACACCTGCATGGCGGCATGCTGGTGACAGAAGTGTTGAGCCAGGGGCCTGCAGCCAAGGCGGGTATTCAAGCAGGTGATATTCTGGTTGGATTGCAGAACTGGGAAACCTGCAATTTCGACAATGTGAACTACGTACTGAACCACGAGAACTATGCAAACTTCAAACCCCTGCAGTTTCACATCATCAGAAAAGGTCAACTGCATCGAGGCAGTTTTGTGAAAGAGTAA